A window of Pseudomonas alcaliphila JAB1 genomic DNA:
CTACACAGCCATGACTCAGGGCGAAGGTATGCAGTCAGCGGGCGTTTGGGCATTGCGCCCGGTGGCCGATATGTCGCAAGCCGATTTTCACGACTGGCAGACGCTGCTCGAGGCGCGTACCGGTGTGGTGATCAGCGAGCAGCGGCGCGCCTTTCTGCAGACCAACCTGAGTGCGCGCATGCGCGAACTGGGCGTCACGGATTACGCCAGCTACTACCGTCAGGTCACCGACGGGCCGCGTGGCGCGGTGGAGTGGTCGACCCTGCTGGATCGTCTGACCGTGCAGGAAACCCGCTTTTTCCGCCATCCACCGTCCTTCGAGGTGCTCTCGCAGTACCTGCAGGAGCGCCTGGCGGCGGGTCTGGGCAAACCCTGGGAATTGTGGAGCGTGGGTTGCTCCAGTGGTGAAGAGCCGTATTCGCTGGCGATTCAGGCCGCGGAGGTTCTGCAAGGCAGCGAGTTGCCCGAACACTTCGCAGTAACCGGTACCGATATCAGTCA
This region includes:
- a CDS encoding protein-glutamate O-methyltransferase encodes the protein MQSAGVWALRPVADMSQADFHDWQTLLEARTGVVISEQRRAFLQTNLSARMRELGVTDYASYYRQVTDGPRGAVEWSTLLDRLTVQETRFFRHPPSFEVLSQYLQERLAAGLGKPWELWSVGCSSGEEPYSLAIQAAEVLQGSELPEHFAVTGTDISQGALSKAREACYSARRLEQVSDELRERYFLAQADGRFKVVPSLAARVCCAKLNVLELAKAPMSGMDVIFCQNLLIYFRRWRRRDILNRLAESLAPGGLLVVGVGEVAGWQHPQLVPVADERVLAFTRKG